GTCACGAAATAGTAGCGCAGCGCCGTTCCCAGTGCCAGCAGCGCCACGATCAGCAGCGCGGCGGCGAAATATTCGTCCAGCAGCCCGGCGCCATCGTCGAAATTGTCCACCACGCGCCGCGCCGCCAGCGGCAGGATCAGGCTGATCCCCGAGGTCAGCACCAGCGCCAGCAGCGCCAGCGTCAGCTGCCGCCGATAGGGGCGGATAAAGGGCCACAGCGCCCGCAGGGCGCCCACGCGCTTGCTGGAGGCGCGGTCTTCCGTGATCGTGTTGCGGCGTGCCATGGCGTGGTCCCGTTTGCTTGCGGCCTCGGGTTTAGGCGGCGGGACGTGCCGAAACAAGGGCCGCGAGGGCAAAGCGGGACGTTCAGATGGACAGCAGCCCGTCGGACAGCGCCGTCTCCAGCAGATCCAGCGAGGCTGCCAGCCGCTGGTCGATCACATCCAGATACTGTGTCCAGTCCGAGATATGCCCCAGTTCTGCCACCCCGTCCGAGATCCCCCTCAGACCGATCAGCGGGATGCCGAAATGCTGGGCCACGCGCAGATGGGAAAATGTTTCCATATCCACCATGTCCTCGGCAATGCCATCATAGCCTGCCCCGCTGACGATATTGGCGCCGGTGGACAGGCTGGCCCGTTCGATGCCCGGCACGGCGTGGTCCAGCGCGATCCGGGCGGGCAGGTCCAGCAGCGGGGTGCGCCCCTTCTCGAAGCCAAGGGCCGAGGCGTCCATGTCGCGCCAGGCGACGGTGCTGACCTGATAGACTTCCGTCTGCCGCAGCCGCGCCGATCCCGCCGACCCCAGTGAGACGATCAGTCGCGGCCTGTCGGCCATGCCGGCCAGCGCGGCGGTCAGTTGCACCGCGGCCTCGATGGGGCCGATGCCGGTGATCAGCGGATTGATCCTTGCGCGCAGATGCGGGCCGTATTCGGCCTCGGCCGCCATGACGAACAGCACGGGGAGGCGGGCGATCAGGTCGGGTGTGGCATGGGGCATCGGACGCTCTGGCTATGGGCGGGTCAGAACTGACATGCGGCGGGCGGGCGGACAACCCCTCTTGCGGTCGGATCGGGGCCTGTGGCAGGTGGCAATCATGGGCAAGGTTTCCGAACTTTATCACCAGTATGTCGCGCAGGGGCGGATCGGGGCCGATGCCGCCCAGCAGGCCATCCTGCCGCAGCTGGACCGTGTCATCGCCGAACTGGCCGCGCTGCCGCCGCCCGCGAAGCCGCGTTCCGGCTGGCGCGGGCTGTTCGGCGGCGGGCAGGCTGGGCCGGTGACGGGCGCGCGCGGGCTGTACCTGTGGGGCGGGGTCGGGCGCGGCAAGTCGATGCTGATGGACCTGCTGGCCGCCTGTTCGCCGGTGCCGACGCGCCGGGTGCATTTCCACGAATTCATGCAGGAAATCCAGATGCGGCTGGAAGCCGCGCGCAAGCGGGGCGATCAGGACATCGTCCGCCCCGTCGCGCTGGAGGTGGCCGCGCAGGTCCGTCTGCTGTGCTTTGACGAGATGCAGATCACCGATATCGCCGATGCGATGATCGTGGGACGGCTGTTTCAGGTCCTGTTCGAGCAGGGGGTGACGGTGGTCACCACCTCGAACCGGGCGCCTGAAGATCTGTACAAGAACGGGCTGAACCGGCAGCTTTTCCTGCCCTTCATCGCGCTGATCGGCGAAAGGCTGGAGGTGGTCTGTCTGGACAGTGCCACCGATCACCGTCAGGGCCGCGATCCGGGCGGGCAGGTCTGGTTCGTGCCCGCCGATGCCGTGGCTCATGCCGCGCTGGACGCGATCTGGAACGACCTGACCGGTGGCGCGCTGCCCGAGCGGGGGGAAATCCGCATGAACAGCCGCAGCTTTGCGCTGGATGCGCTGTCGGGGCGCGTCGGGCGGGCAGAATTCTGGGCATTATGCGGCCAGCCCCTGGGGGCCGCGGATTATCTGGAACTGGCGCGGCGGGTCGATGCGCTGCTGATGGATGGGGTGCCGCGGCTGGGCATGTCGAATTACAACGAGGCCAAACGCTTCGTGACGCTGATCGATGCGCTTTACGAGGCCCGGGTCCGGCTGTTCGCCAGCGCCGCCGATGAGCCCGAGCAACTGTATAACGAGGGCGAGGGCAGCTTTGAATTCGAGCGCACGGCCAGCCGGCTGCGCGAGATGCAGGATGCGGCCTGGGGAAACAAGGGCTAGGGCGCTTGGGTCGGTGTCCCCTCCGGGGGGGATATTTGTACACCAAAGATGGGGCTGGCGGGTCAGCCGTTGTCGCGCAGCACCCGGCCTGCCAGATAGAGAGAGCCGCAAATCAGGATGCGGGCATGGGGGTCGGCGGTGGCGATGCGGGTGATGGCCTCGGCGGCATTGGCGGCGGTGCTGGCGGGGATGCCTGCGGTCCGGGCGGCGGTGGCGGTATCGGTGGCGGGCAGGGTGTTCGGCTCTTCGGGGATGTCGATGGCGATCAGGCTGGCGACCTGCGGGGCCAGCGGGCGCATATAGCCGGTGATGTCCTTGGTGTTCAGCATGCCGCAGACGAGGTGGGTCTGGCGCGGCGGCAGGGTGGCGAGGGTTTGCGCCACGGCCTCGGCCCCGGCGGGATTGTGGCCGCCATCCAGCCAGAGTTCGGCTTGCGGGCCTGCCGCGCGGATCAGCGGGCCGTGGCCGAGGCGCTGCATCCGGGCGGGCCATTCGGCGCGGGTGACGGCGGCGACGGCCTGCGCATCGGTGGCGCCAAGCTGGCGCAGGGCGGCCAGTGCCGTTCCGGCGTTCTGGATCTGGTGGGCGCCGATCAGCTTTGGCAGCGGCAGGTCCCAGAGCCCGTGATCGTCCTGATAGATCATCCCGTCGCGGTCGGGTGCGGCCATCCAGTGCTGGCCGTGAACGAGGAGCGGCGCAGTCAGGCCCGAGGCGCGGGTCTCGATCACCTGCAGGGCCGCATCGGGCTGCGGGCCGACGATGCAGGGGACGCGGGGCTTGATGATGCCGGCCTTTTCCGCCGCAATTTCGGGCAGGGTTTCGCCCAGATACTGGGTGTGGTCGATGCTGACCGGGGTGATGACCGTCAGCCGCGGCCGGTCGATGACATTGGTCGCATCCAGCCTGCCGCCGAGGCCGACTTCCAGCAGGGTATAATCCGCCGGGCTGCGCGAGAAGGCCAGCAGGGCGGCCGCCGTGGTGATCTCGAAGAAGGTGATCGGCTGGCCTTTATTGGCGGTTTCGCATTCCTGAAGCAACGCGGCCAGATCAGGTTCGGCGATCAGGTCGCCCGCCAGCCGGATGCGTTCGTGGAACCGCGCCAGATGCGGCGAGGTATAGGCATGGACGCGGGCGCCCCCGGCCTCCAGTCCCGCGCGGATCATCGCCTGTGTGCTGCCCTTGCCGTTGGTGCCCGCGATATGGATCACTGGCGGCAGGTTGCGTTCGGGATGGCCAAGTGCGGCCAGCAGGCGGTGCATCCGGTCCAGTGACAGGTCGATGATCTTCGGATGCAGCGCCATAAGGCGGTCGAGGATGGCGTCGGAATGGCTCATCTGGGGCACTTGTGTTGAAGGAGGGGCGACCGGGGGCTTGTCCCCCGAGCGATGGCGGACCCCTCGATGGGGTCCGTCGGCGCTGCCCCCTGATCCCGGGGCGGTCAGTCGGGTTTTTGCGACGCGGCTTCGGCGGGTTGGGGCTGTTCGGCGGCCTGCTGAGGGGCGGGCAGTTCGCCCGCGACGGGTGCCGGTTGCAGCGTCAGCATCCGCAGGATCGAGACCAGTTCATCGCGCAGTTTCGTGCGATGCGTCACCCGGTCCAGCATCCCGTGCTCCAGCAGGTATTCGGCGCGCTGGAAGCCCTCGGGCAGTTTTTCGCGGATGGTCTGTTCGATCACGCGCGGCCCGGCAAAGCAGATCAGCGCGTTGGGTTCGGCGATATGGATGTCGCCCAGCATCGCATAGGATGCGGTGACGCCGCCCGTCGTCGGATGGGTCAGCACGACAATATAGGGCAGGCCTGCCTCGCGCAGCATCTCGACCGCGACAGTCGAACGCGGCATCTGCATCAGCGACAGGATGCCTTCCTGCATACGCGCGCCGCCCGCGGCGGAAAACAGCACCAGCGGGCGTTTCGTTTTCACAGCGCGTTCAGCCGCCGCGACGATGGCATTGCCGACATACATCCCCATCGAGCCCGCCATGAAGCTGAAATCCTGCGCGGCAGCGATGATGGGGGTGCGGCCCATTTCGCCCTCGGCGACCAGCATCGCCTCTTTCTCGCCGGTGGATTTCTGTGCCGCCCTCATCCGGTCGGGATATTTCTTCTGGTCGCGGAACTGCAACGGATCGGTCAGCGGTTCGGGCACCTTCACCTCGACGAAGGCGCCGCCGTCGAACAGTGCGGCAAAGCGTTCGCGCGGGCTGATCGCCAGATGGTGATCACAGCTTGTGCAGACATTGAGGTTGTCGGCAAGCTCGCGGTGAAACAGCATGGTTCCGCATTCGGGGCATTTGGTCCACAGATTCTCGGGCACTTCACGGCGCGAGAACAACGAATTGATGCGCGGGCGGACGTAGTTGGTGATCCAGTTCATTCGCGGGCGGCCTTTGGCTGTGACAGCCCCCCAGATATGCCGGACGGGGGGGAATTGCAATTGTGGCCCCGCGCGCGGATGATGCGTGGATGTGGGCAACCTTCGTCGTCGTCAGTCATGCAGTCGCCGCCCTGGCGGTCATCGTCCGGGTGCTTTTGCGCCCAAGGATGGAGCCTGCCGTCCGGCTGGCATGGATCATGGTCATCGAGGCGGTCCCGCTGGTCGGCATCATCGCCTATTTCCTGTTCGGCGAGGTTCGGATGAACCAGGCCGAGGTGCAGCGCATGGCCGATGTGCGCGACCGGCTGACCGGATTGCGGGTCACCAGCCCGGATGTGGTGACGGACCCGCCCGACCGGCTCAGCCGGGTCATTGCCACCAACCATGCCGTTGGCGGCATGACCGCCCTGCGCGGCAACCGGATCGCGCTTCTGGACGAAAGCGACGAGGCCATCGACCAGATGATCGACGTGATCGACGGTGCGCGCGATCATGTCCATGTCCTGTTCTATATCTGGCTGCCGGATGACAGCGGTACCAAGGTTGCCGATGCCATCATGCGCGCCGCCCATCGCGGCGTGACCTGCCGGGTCATCGTCGATGCGCTGGGGTCGCGGCTGCTGGTGCGCTCGCATCTGTGGGGGCAGATGCAGGAGGCAGGGGCGGAATGCGTCACCGCCTTTCCGCTGGGGCTGCCCTTCGTCAGCGCGCTGTTCAGGCGGCTGGATCTGCGCAATCACCGCAAGGTGCTGGTCGCGGACAACCGGCTGGCCGTCACCGGCAGCCGCAACTGCGCCGATACCGCATTCGAGATCAAGGCGCGTTACGCCCCCTGGATCGACATGATGGTCCGGGTCGAGGGGCCTGCGGTGCGGCAGTTGCAGGCGGTGTTTCTGGCCGACTGGATGGCCTATACCGGGCGTGATCTGGGCCATATGCTGGTGCCGGTTCCGGCGGCGGACACGCCCGGCGCGACGGTTCAGGTTCTGGCGACGGGTCCCGACCGGCGCGTGGGTTCGGTATCCGACAGCATGGTGGCAATGCTGCATGCGGCGCGCGACTGCGTGACCATTACCACGCCCTATTATGTGCCCGACAACCCGCTGGATGCCGCGATCCGGGCTGCCGCGCGTCGCGGGGTGCGGGTGACGATGATCCTGCCCGAGCATAACGATTCGATCGTCGTCGGCGCGACCAGTCAGGGCTTCTATCACGGCTTGCTGAGTGCGGGCGTCGATCTGATGCTGTTCCAGCCGGGGCTGCTGCATTCCAAGATCATGACCATCGACGGCGATATCGCCATGATCGGCAGCGCCAATCTGGACCGCCGCAGCTTCGAGTTGAACTATGAGGTGAACATGGCCGTCTTCGACCCCGCGCTGATCGCGGAACTGGATGCGCGTCAGGCCAGCTATGTCCGCCGTTCGCGCAGGATCACACTGGACGAGGTGCGTGGCTGGAGCCTGCTGCGCCGCCTGCGCAACAATCTGATGGCGCTGGCCTCGCCATTGCTGTGACAAAGGAGGATGTGATGACCGGAAACGATCTTGCCAGTCAGGACTGCGAACCCTGCAAGGGCGGCGCGCTGCCGATGCCGCAGGATCAGGCGCGGCAGATGATGGCGCAGCTGCATGATTGGGACCTGAGCGATGACGCCACCACGATCCGGCGCCGCTTCGCGTTCAAGGGCTTTGCCAAGGCCGTCGAGATGGCCAATCTGGCCGCATGGCTGGGCAACAAGCAGGGCCATCACCCCGATATCGCCTTCGGCTGGGGCTATTGCGAGGTCAGCTTTACCACGCATGACGCCGGGGGGCTGACACGAAACGATTTCATTTGTGCGGCAAGACTGGATGCGCTTGTCGCCTGAGGGTTGTTCGGGACCTTGACCCGGTCTATCCCCGACGGGGTTGCGGATTGCCGGCCCGGATGGGAAACCTCGCGCGTGGCAGGCGTGGCCGGGCGGCGGTTTCACGACCGGGAATGGACGAAGAGGAAGGGTGGCATGGCGGTAAACCCCTCAAGCTGGCTGGGCAGGCGGATCAGGCATCGCGCGGCCGAGCAGTGGCATCTTCTGGCGCAGCGCATCCAGCAGGGCGACCGGCGCAGCGCCCGGCGGCTGCGCGACGAGGCGCAGGCATTGCGTCAGGATCTGAACCTGTTTTTGCAGGGCAGCGACGCGCAAACCAATGCGGCCGGGACTTCGGTGCAGGCGTTGCAGATGCCGCCCGGCACCGACTGGCGCTGGCGGCCGCTGATCTTTCAGGGGGCGATGCAGGATTCCTCGATGACCGCGCCCGACAACGGCCAGCGGCTGGGCGAAGAGGTGGCGCTGTGGCACGACTGCGCCAACCGCTCGCTGATCCTGCGCCAGAAGATCAACCGCCGCGCCACCGATCTGGCCCCCTATGGTCTGCGGCTGGAGGTGATGGGCTTCAGCGGCAGCTATCTGTCGCTGTCGCTGGACCTGCCCGAACCGGCGCGCGAGGGGCTGGACGGGCACCACATCCTGCGCCTTGCCGCGACGCTGCGGGCGGAACGTCCGATCACCGTCTATGGCCGGTTGAATCTGGCGCAGGGGCCGAATTCCGAAACCATCCTGCGGCAACTGGGCGATCCGGTCGGCGGCCAGCGCGATGAACGGGTGGTCGAGTTCGATCTGGGCTATGCCGAGCTGAGCGACCGCCCGGTGGACAAGCTGTGGCTGGACCTGATCTTCGAATCGCCGCGCATGAATGCAGTGACGCTGTCCGATATGGTCATGTCCCGCCATGCCCGCGCCAGTATCTGATCCGACACCAGACCCGACGGAGCCGAAAGAATGAGCGATTTCGAAAGCCACGGCCTGCGCGCCGGTAAATGGAGCGGCCTTCTGCGGGCCGACAAGGCACCGGCGCGGGTGGTGGTGACGCATCTGTCCGAGATCGTCGCGACCGCCCGGATCACCGACACAGCCGAGGGCGAATGGCTGATCGAGGCTCAATTGCCCGCCGATTCCCTGTCCGAGGGCATCCACAGCTTCGTTCTGGTGGCCGATGACGGCGAGGGCGAAGAGGTCGTGCGCCCCGGCGCGGTGCGGCTGGCGCAGCTGCCGGTTCTGGCCGGTTCGGTTCTGGCCGACGACCTGATTGCCGAAATCGGCCATATGCGGTCCGAGCTGGAACTGCTCAAGCGCGAATTCCGGCGGCTGGCCAGCGAGGAATAGCCGTCATCCGACTGTCATGTGATTGTCAGCCTTGCTTGCGAAAAGCGGGGCAGGGTCCTATATCGTCCGTTCCGTTTTCCCGCCCCCGGCTTGCTTATGTAAGGTTGCGCCATGACCGATCTGCAGACGCCCTATTACCTGATCGACAAGGCGGCCCTGCGCCGGAACATGGAAAAGGTCGCATGGCTGCGCGAACGCAGCGGCGCCCGGGCCTTGCTGGCGCTGAAATGCTTTGCGACATGGCCGGTCTTCGATTTCATGCGCGATTTCATGGACGGCACCACCTCTTCCTCGCTGTTCGAGCTGCGGCTGGGGCATGAGGAATTCGGCAAGGAAACCCACGCCTATTCCGTCGCATGGGCCGATCACGAGATCGACGAGGCGATTTCCTATGCCGACAAGATCATCTTCAACAGTCTTGGTCAGCTGGACCGTTTCGGCGACAAGGCGGCGGGCATCACCCGTGGTTTGCGCCTGAACCCGCGCTTTTCGACCAGCGGCTTCGATCTGGCCGACCCGGCGCGGCCCTTCAGTCGCCTTGGCGAATGGGACGTGACCCGGCTGGATGCCGCGCTGGACCGCATCAGCGGCGTGATGATCCATTACAACTGCGAAAACGGCGATTTCGACCTGTTCGACCATCAACTGACCCGGATCGAGACCGAATTCGGCGATATCCTGAAACGGCTGGACTGGGTCAGCCTTGGCGGCGGCATCCATTTCACCGGCGAAGGCTATCCGCTGGACCGGCTGGCCGACCGGCTGCGCGCGTTTCAGGACCGTTTCGGCGTGCAGGCCTATCTGGAGCCTGGCGAGGCCAGCATCACCGGCTCGACCACGCTGGAGGTCACCGTGCTGGACATCATCAACAACGGCAAGGACGTGGCCATCGTGGACAGCAGCATCGAGGCGCATATGCTGGATCTGCTGATCTATCGCGAGACGGCCAAGCTGCCGCAGGACGGCCGCCACGAATACCAGATCGCGGGCAAGACCTGCCTTGCGGGCGACATCTTCGGCGACGGGCGCTTTCCGCACCCGCTGGCCATCGGCGACCGGATCAGCATCGCGGATGCGGCGGGCTATACCATGGTCAAGAAGAACTGGTTCAACGGCGTCGCCATGCCTGGAATCGCGATCCGCGACGAGGATGGAACGATTCGCACGGCGCGCAGCTTTTCCTATGACGATTACAAAGGCAGCCTTGGTTAAGGCGCCCCAACCTCTGCCACCTGAAGGAGACAGAATTGGCCCAGAAGAACGTCCTGATCATCGGCGCGGGTGGGGTCGCGCAGGTTTCGGCCCATAAGGTCGCCCAACGCGCGGCTGAATTCGGCGATCTGCACATCGCCAGCCGGACCGTCGCCAAGGCGGATGCCATCATCCAGACCCTGCGCGACAAGGGCCACGACATGCCCTTCACCAGCCATGCGCTGGACGCGATGGATTCCGATGCGGTCGAGGCGCTGATCCGTCAGCTGGATGCAAAGATCGTCATCAATGTGGGCTCGGCCTTCATCAACATGACGGTGCTGGAGGGCTGCATCCGCGCTGGTGCCGCCTATATCGACACCGCGATCCACGAGGACCCGGCCAAGATCTGCGAAACGCCCCCCTGGTATGCGAATTACGAATGGAAGCGGCGCGAGGATGTCGCGGCGGCAGGTATCACCGCCATTCTGGGCGCCGGGTTCGATCCGGGTGTGGTCAATGCCTATGCCCGCTTTGCCGAGGATGAATATTTCGACAAGATCGACAGCATCGACATCGTGGACATCAATGCCGGCTCGCACGGTCGCTGGTTCGCCACGAATTTCGACCCCGAGATCAATTTCCGCGAGTTCACCGGCACGGTTTACAGCTGGC
The Paracoccus alcaliphilus DNA segment above includes these coding regions:
- a CDS encoding DUF6478 family protein; the protein is MAVNPSSWLGRRIRHRAAEQWHLLAQRIQQGDRRSARRLRDEAQALRQDLNLFLQGSDAQTNAAGTSVQALQMPPGTDWRWRPLIFQGAMQDSSMTAPDNGQRLGEEVALWHDCANRSLILRQKINRRATDLAPYGLRLEVMGFSGSYLSLSLDLPEPAREGLDGHHILRLAATLRAERPITVYGRLNLAQGPNSETILRQLGDPVGGQRDERVVEFDLGYAELSDRPVDKLWLDLIFESPRMNAVTLSDMVMSRHARASI
- the zapE gene encoding cell division protein ZapE is translated as MGKVSELYHQYVAQGRIGADAAQQAILPQLDRVIAELAALPPPAKPRSGWRGLFGGGQAGPVTGARGLYLWGGVGRGKSMLMDLLAACSPVPTRRVHFHEFMQEIQMRLEAARKRGDQDIVRPVALEVAAQVRLLCFDEMQITDIADAMIVGRLFQVLFEQGVTVVTTSNRAPEDLYKNGLNRQLFLPFIALIGERLEVVCLDSATDHRQGRDPGGQVWFVPADAVAHAALDAIWNDLTGGALPERGEIRMNSRSFALDALSGRVGRAEFWALCGQPLGAADYLELARRVDALLMDGVPRLGMSNYNEAKRFVTLIDALYEARVRLFASAADEPEQLYNEGEGSFEFERTASRLREMQDAAWGNKG
- the cls gene encoding cardiolipin synthase, encoding MWATFVVVSHAVAALAVIVRVLLRPRMEPAVRLAWIMVIEAVPLVGIIAYFLFGEVRMNQAEVQRMADVRDRLTGLRVTSPDVVTDPPDRLSRVIATNHAVGGMTALRGNRIALLDESDEAIDQMIDVIDGARDHVHVLFYIWLPDDSGTKVADAIMRAAHRGVTCRVIVDALGSRLLVRSHLWGQMQEAGAECVTAFPLGLPFVSALFRRLDLRNHRKVLVADNRLAVTGSRNCADTAFEIKARYAPWIDMMVRVEGPAVRQLQAVFLADWMAYTGRDLGHMLVPVPAADTPGATVQVLATGPDRRVGSVSDSMVAMLHAARDCVTITTPYYVPDNPLDAAIRAAARRGVRVTMILPEHNDSIVVGATSQGFYHGLLSAGVDLMLFQPGLLHSKIMTIDGDIAMIGSANLDRRSFELNYEVNMAVFDPALIAELDARQASYVRRSRRITLDEVRGWSLLRRLRNNLMALASPLL
- a CDS encoding saccharopine dehydrogenase family protein, with the protein product MAQKNVLIIGAGGVAQVSAHKVAQRAAEFGDLHIASRTVAKADAIIQTLRDKGHDMPFTSHALDAMDSDAVEALIRQLDAKIVINVGSAFINMTVLEGCIRAGAAYIDTAIHEDPAKICETPPWYANYEWKRREDVAAAGITAILGAGFDPGVVNAYARFAEDEYFDKIDSIDIVDINAGSHGRWFATNFDPEINFREFTGTVYSWQGGEWKENAMFEVGREWDLPVVGKRTAYLSGHDEVHSLAARYPAADVRFWMGFGDHYINVFTVLKNLGLLSEQPVTTAEGLEVVPLKVVKAVLPDPASLAPDYEGKTCIGDLVKGSLDGKQGEVFIYNVADHKEAFNEVGSQGISFTAGVPPVAAAILIARGVWDVKKMVNVEDLPARPFLELLGEMGLPTRVIDATGDHPI
- a CDS encoding carboxynorspermidine decarboxylase; translation: MTDLQTPYYLIDKAALRRNMEKVAWLRERSGARALLALKCFATWPVFDFMRDFMDGTTSSSLFELRLGHEEFGKETHAYSVAWADHEIDEAISYADKIIFNSLGQLDRFGDKAAGITRGLRLNPRFSTSGFDLADPARPFSRLGEWDVTRLDAALDRISGVMIHYNCENGDFDLFDHQLTRIETEFGDILKRLDWVSLGGGIHFTGEGYPLDRLADRLRAFQDRFGVQAYLEPGEASITGSTTLEVTVLDIINNGKDVAIVDSSIEAHMLDLLIYRETAKLPQDGRHEYQIAGKTCLAGDIFGDGRFPHPLAIGDRISIADAAGYTMVKKNWFNGVAMPGIAIRDEDGTIRTARSFSYDDYKGSLG
- the accD gene encoding acetyl-CoA carboxylase, carboxyltransferase subunit beta — translated: MNWITNYVRPRINSLFSRREVPENLWTKCPECGTMLFHRELADNLNVCTSCDHHLAISPRERFAALFDGGAFVEVKVPEPLTDPLQFRDQKKYPDRMRAAQKSTGEKEAMLVAEGEMGRTPIIAAAQDFSFMAGSMGMYVGNAIVAAAERAVKTKRPLVLFSAAGGARMQEGILSLMQMPRSTVAVEMLREAGLPYIVVLTHPTTGGVTASYAMLGDIHIAEPNALICFAGPRVIEQTIREKLPEGFQRAEYLLEHGMLDRVTHRTKLRDELVSILRMLTLQPAPVAGELPAPQQAAEQPQPAEAASQKPD
- a CDS encoding 5'-methylthioadenosine/S-adenosylhomocysteine nucleosidase (Enables the cleavage of the glycosidic bond in both 5'-methylthioadenosine and S-adenosylhomocysteine), whose protein sequence is MPHATPDLIARLPVLFVMAAEAEYGPHLRARINPLITGIGPIEAAVQLTAALAGMADRPRLIVSLGSAGSARLRQTEVYQVSTVAWRDMDASALGFEKGRTPLLDLPARIALDHAVPGIERASLSTGANIVSGAGYDGIAEDMVDMETFSHLRVAQHFGIPLIGLRGISDGVAELGHISDWTQYLDVIDQRLAASLDLLETALSDGLLSI
- a CDS encoding bifunctional folylpolyglutamate synthase/dihydrofolate synthase, yielding MSHSDAILDRLMALHPKIIDLSLDRMHRLLAALGHPERNLPPVIHIAGTNGKGSTQAMIRAGLEAGGARVHAYTSPHLARFHERIRLAGDLIAEPDLAALLQECETANKGQPITFFEITTAAALLAFSRSPADYTLLEVGLGGRLDATNVIDRPRLTVITPVSIDHTQYLGETLPEIAAEKAGIIKPRVPCIVGPQPDAALQVIETRASGLTAPLLVHGQHWMAAPDRDGMIYQDDHGLWDLPLPKLIGAHQIQNAGTALAALRQLGATDAQAVAAVTRAEWPARMQRLGHGPLIRAAGPQAELWLDGGHNPAGAEAVAQTLATLPPRQTHLVCGMLNTKDITGYMRPLAPQVASLIAIDIPEEPNTLPATDTATAARTAGIPASTAANAAEAITRIATADPHARILICGSLYLAGRVLRDNG
- a CDS encoding 4a-hydroxytetrahydrobiopterin dehydratase — encoded protein: MTGNDLASQDCEPCKGGALPMPQDQARQMMAQLHDWDLSDDATTIRRRFAFKGFAKAVEMANLAAWLGNKQGHHPDIAFGWGYCEVSFTTHDAGGLTRNDFICAARLDALVA